The genome window GGGGCTGGTGACCCTGGCCTGTCCGCCAGCCGCCCTGATTGAGAATGCGGCGCAGTTGACGACGATCATGCTGCGCAGCATTCGCGATGGTGATGCGCTTGCAGCGCTGCTGGAAGACGCACGGATCAACGCCCTGTGCGTTGGTCCCGGTCTTGGGCAGGACCGCGCACGGGATATGGTGCCTGTCGCGCTGGCTGCCGGGCGTGCGACGGTTGTGGATGCCGACGGGTTGAGCGCATTCGCAGATGACCCTGACATGTTGTTCGGCCTGCTGCACGACGCCTGCCTCCTGACGCCGCATTCTGGTGAATTCGCACGCCTGTTCCCGGACATCGCAGAACGACTGGTGACGCAAAGCCGTGATGGTGCCAGCGACGGGGCCAAAGTTAGTGCGACGCGGGCTGTCGCCCTGCGTGCCGGATGCGTGGTGCTGTTCAAGGGGGCACAAAGCGTGATTGCCGGGCCAGATGGGGATGCGGCGATCTTTTCGGCGCAGGGCGAAACTGCGGCACCCTGGCTTGCCTCGGCGGGGACGGGGGATGTTCTGGCCGGTTTTGCGGCCGGGTTGCTGGCGCGGGGGATTGCCCCGATGCAGGCGGCTGAAACCGCGGTCTGGCTTCATGCCGGGGCCGCGCGCAGGGTTGGCCCGGGTCTGATTGCCGAGGACCTGCCCGAAGCGCTGCCGGGCCTGTTCCGCGATCTGGGTCTGTAATCA of Paracoccaceae bacterium contains these proteins:
- a CDS encoding NAD(P)H-hydrate dehydratase, encoding MNLLSDPRQITLTSQMRDALAKHVHQHKYDHGHALILSGGVGRGGAARLAARGALRVGAGLVTLACPPAALIENAAQLTTIMLRSIRDGDALAALLEDARINALCVGPGLGQDRARDMVPVALAAGRATVVDADGLSAFADDPDMLFGLLHDACLLTPHSGEFARLFPDIAERLVTQSRDGASDGAKVSATRAVALRAGCVVLFKGAQSVIAGPDGDAAIFSAQGETAAPWLASAGTGDVLAGFAAGLLARGIAPMQAAETAVWLHAGAARRVGPGLIAEDLPEALPGLFRDLGL